The genomic interval TTGAATTCAGGCATTCCGATTTTCATTTTAATTTTTCTACTTTGCGGTTCATCGGATGAAATTGAAGTACGGTTTCTCTTAAAAAATTTAAATCTAAATGTGTGTAAATTTCAGTTGTCGTAATGCTCTCATGTCCCAACATTTCCTGCACAGCTCTAAGATTTGCACCACCTTCAACAAGATGCGTTGCAAAAGAATGTCTAAATGTATGTGGACTAATGGTTTTATGAATACCGGCTCTTCGCACATTTTCTTTTACGATTTCAAAAATACTTACACGGCTTAATTTTTTTCCAAATCGATTTAAAAAGATAAAATCCTCATGGCCATTAATTCTAGGTAGTTGATTTCTAAAATGATCCCGATAGTACTTAATTTGCAAAATAGCTTCCTGACCGATTGGAACAAGACGTTCTTTGTTACCTTTTCCAACTACTTTTAAAAATCCACTTTCCTCATGCATATTTGAAATCAATAATTCAGTGAGTTCACTTACTCTCAAACCACAGGAATACAAAGTTTCGATAATGGCCCGATTTCGGTGCCCTTGATCATTACTCAAATCAACAGCATTCAAAATAGCATCTATTTCTTGGATGCTCAGCACATCCGGTAATTTTCGACTTAATTTCGGACCTTCAATGAGTTCCGTTGGATCATTTTGTATTAGATCTTCAATCAAACAATATTTATAGAAAGCTCTAATGCCAGATAAAATTCTGGCTTGTGATCGATCTTCTAAAGCAAATTGCTGCAGCCAAGATAAAAAATCTTCAATATGATTCATTTTGACTTGATCCGGGGATAAGCTCAGGTGTTTTTGTTCTGCATACATCCTCAATTTATCGATATCCCTCACATAGGCTTCCACTGAATTTAAGGAAAGGGAGCGCTCTAAACCCAAATAATGCTTAAAACCTGTTACACTTGAATGCCAATCCATTGGACAAAATTAAGATGGAAGGGATTTCATGCGCTATAATTCAAAAGACTTATTTTTGAGCTCAATTCTGAATATGAGTGTACAAAGAAAAGAAGTTATTGCTTTAGATGAACAAGATCCTTTAAAACATTTTAAAAGTCAGTTTTTGTTTCCAAAAACCATTGAAGGCCATGATTATCTGTATTTCTGTGGCAATTCTTTAGGACTACAAGCTCAAAAAACCCGAGGATATGTAGATCAGGAACTACTGGATTGGGCTCAATTTGGGGTCACCGGACATCACAATGCTAAAAATCCTTGGTATAAATATCATGAATTTTTAACCGATGCTATGGCCAATATTATAGGAGCTAAGCCCATTGAAACAGTTATTATGAATACCCTTACTGTTAATCTTCATTTGATGATGGTAAGTTTTTACAGACCCACTAAGCAGCGATTTAAAATTTTAATTGAACATAGTACATTCCCTTCAGACCGATATGCCGTCGAATCTCAAATCCGTTTTCATGGATTTGATCCGAAAGAAGCCTTATTGATCTTAAAACCAGAGCCTGGAGAAGATTATATTTCAAAAGAAACAATTCAATCGATTTTTGAAAAAGAAGGAGATACTATTGCACTTGCCTTAATAGGATCGGTAAATTATTATACTGGCCAAGCATATCCAATTCCATTTATAACCAAATTAGCGCATGAATCAGGTTGTAAAATTGGTTTTGATCTTGCACATGGTGCTGGAAATTTATTTTTAAATCTTCATGAGGATGGCCCAGATTTTGCAACTTGGTGTGGATACAAATATTTGAATGGTGGTCCTGGAAGTTTGGCGGGTTGTTTTGTACATGAACGACACGCCTATAATTACACAATTCCAAAATTTGCAGGTTGGTGGGGACATAATAAAATGACACGATTTAAAATGGAACCACTTTATGAATCTATGCCTGGTGCAGAAGGATGGCAGCTTAGTAATCCACCAATTTTACCAATGGCATGCCTTTTGGCATCCTTAGAATTATTTAAAGAAGCTGGAATGAAATCCTTACGAAAAAAATCTCTAGAACTCGGAAATTTACTATTTACTTTATTAGATGAATTAAAAGATCCAAATATTTCAATAATCACTCCAAAATCAGAAGATGAACGAGGTTGTCAGATTTCAATTAAAATAAAAAATGCAGATAAAAAAATATTCCATAGAATTTCAAAAAATGGAGTTATTGCAGATTGGCGCGAACCAGATGTTATCAGAATTGCCCCAGTACCACTTTATAATACATTTACAGATGTTTTTGAATTTATGGAAATTTTAAAGAACGCAATACATGATTAATAAACATAATAAAATTATTATTGCAGGAAGTGGCTTGGTTGGCAGTTTACTTGGTTTAAGATTGTTACAAAGGGGATTTGATGTAGAACTTTTTGAATCCAGATCAGACATGCGAAAGACCGATATAAGTGCCGGTAGATCTATCAATCTTGCATTATCTCATAGAGGCATTCGGGCTTTAAAATTAGCAGGTATAGATCAGGAAATACTATCTCAGGCAATTCAAATGAAAGGCCGCATGATTCATGATTTGAAAGGAAATCTCCAGTTTCAAGATTATAGCTTAAGACCTGGAGAACACATCAATTCAATATCCAGGAGAAACTTGAATGTAATTCTTATGGATGCCATTGAAAAAATAAAACCCCATGCGATCCATTTCAATACGCGTTTAGTTCGAACAGAAAAAGATTGCAGCGTATATTTTTTTGAAGATCAAGATAAAGTTGAAAAATCCATCTATAATGCAACCTTAATTGGTACGGATGGTGCAGCGTCCATTGCACGAAAAATGATGTTTGAAAGAACCCCTCAATTGCGATTTAATTATAGCCAGTCATTTCAAAATTATGGATATAAAGAATTGACCATTCCGCCAGGCATCCATAAATCTTTTGCAATTGAAAAAAATGCATTGCATATCTGGCCAAGAGGAAATTTTATGATGATTGGACTTCCGAACCCAGATGCTACCTACACGGCTACAATTTTTTTGCCATATCATGGAAAGGATAGTTTTGAACTTTTACAAACAAAAGAAAACGTATTCCAATTCTTTGAGACCTATTTTTCAGATGCAGTACCTATCATGCCAGATTTATTAGAAGAATTTTTTGCGCATGCTACAGGCCATCTTTATACTGTTAAATGTGCACCCTGGAATTTTGAAGATAAAATTTTATTAATGGGCGATGCTGCACATGCTATCATCCCATTTTATGGTCAAGGAATGAATTGTGGGTTTGAAGATGTTTATGAATTTGATACCTTATTAGACAGTTATTCAGATTGGGGCAATTTGTTTCATCATTTTTCTAATATTAGAAAACCCAATGGGGATGCAATTGCAGACTTAGCAGACGATAATTTTATTGAAATGCGGGATAAGGTTGCCGACCCTGTTTTTCAACGCAAACGCAAGTTGGAAATGCAGCTTGAAAAACAATTTCCAGCATATTTTTCAAAATATGCCTTGGTAACGTTTCGTCCAGATATTTCTTATTACGACGCGATGATTAGAGGCCGAAAACAAGATGCTATTTTAATGAAGATCTGTCAAAATGAAAAAATGGAATGGAGTGAATTAGAGATTGAAACTATTTTTAATAGTATGAACTCTGAAATTGGTGTTTTAAATTCAGAAACATAAGCAAAAAAAATTGGGCTTGGATCCAAAATTATTCAGATCAAACATATTTGCCGATTACAAACAAAAGTAAGTAGTACTCTAAAATCACTTATCCTGTTTGGAAAATACCCGTTTTAACAGATCTGTAGTTCTGGATGCGAAATTATGTCGAATGTCTTTCTCTTCTTCTTCTATTTTTTTAAACAATCCTTCTAAAGCTTTATTGGTCACATAATCTGACATATCAGGATTTGCTTTCTTAACAAATGGTATTTGGTTATACTTACCGATCGCTGAAGCCCATAGTTGAATTGCTCCAACTCTTTCCATGGACTCTGTAATAATCGGCTTAAATTCATTATAAAGTGCCTGGTTAGTAGTGCGTTGCAAAAAAACAGTAGCTGCATTATCTTGTCCTTTCAAAATATTCCAGGCATCGGCAATCGTCATTTGTTTAATGGCATTTAAAAAAATAGGTTTTGCTTTTACAGCGGCATCTTCTGCTGCACGATTTAATTTTTCAATAACATCTTCTTCAATGGAACTAAAACCTGGCACTACTCTTAATTTATTACATACATTTTGTGCTTCTTCAGGCAAGAAGATTTTATAAGCACTTTTAAAATATCCGTCTTTTTGAGCAAGCAAATCAGATCCTTTACTAGTACCATTTGACAAAGCTTCTTTCAACCCTGCGGCAACATCTTCTGTACTTAAGTCCGTTTTTATAACTTTTTTCAAAAGCTTATCAAATTGAGCCGAACAAGAGCTTAAAAAAAGTACCGAACTTACTGCAATACATATAAATTTCATGGTTTTCATTTTAATTAGAACAGCAAAACTATCTTATTTAGCTGGTTGGTTT from Saprospiraceae bacterium carries:
- the kynU gene encoding kynureninase; this translates as MSVQRKEVIALDEQDPLKHFKSQFLFPKTIEGHDYLYFCGNSLGLQAQKTRGYVDQELLDWAQFGVTGHHNAKNPWYKYHEFLTDAMANIIGAKPIETVIMNTLTVNLHLMMVSFYRPTKQRFKILIEHSTFPSDRYAVESQIRFHGFDPKEALLILKPEPGEDYISKETIQSIFEKEGDTIALALIGSVNYYTGQAYPIPFITKLAHESGCKIGFDLAHGAGNLFLNLHEDGPDFATWCGYKYLNGGPGSLAGCFVHERHAYNYTIPKFAGWWGHNKMTRFKMEPLYESMPGAEGWQLSNPPILPMACLLASLELFKEAGMKSLRKKSLELGNLLFTLLDELKDPNISIITPKSEDERGCQISIKIKNADKKIFHRISKNGVIADWREPDVIRIAPVPLYNTFTDVFEFMEILKNAIHD
- the xerD gene encoding site-specific tyrosine recombinase XerD — translated: MDWHSSVTGFKHYLGLERSLSLNSVEAYVRDIDKLRMYAEQKHLSLSPDQVKMNHIEDFLSWLQQFALEDRSQARILSGIRAFYKYCLIEDLIQNDPTELIEGPKLSRKLPDVLSIQEIDAILNAVDLSNDQGHRNRAIIETLYSCGLRVSELTELLISNMHEESGFLKVVGKGNKERLVPIGQEAILQIKYYRDHFRNQLPRINGHEDFIFLNRFGKKLSRVSIFEIVKENVRRAGIHKTISPHTFRHSFATHLVEGGANLRAVQEMLGHESITTTEIYTHLDLNFLRETVLQFHPMNRKVEKLK
- a CDS encoding DUF4197 domain-containing protein, with product MKTMKFICIAVSSVLFLSSCSAQFDKLLKKVIKTDLSTEDVAAGLKEALSNGTSKGSDLLAQKDGYFKSAYKIFLPEEAQNVCNKLRVVPGFSSIEEDVIEKLNRAAEDAAVKAKPIFLNAIKQMTIADAWNILKGQDNAATVFLQRTTNQALYNEFKPIITESMERVGAIQLWASAIGKYNQIPFVKKANPDMSDYVTNKALEGLFKKIEEEEKDIRHNFASRTTDLLKRVFSKQDK
- a CDS encoding FAD-dependent monooxygenase gives rise to the protein MINKHNKIIIAGSGLVGSLLGLRLLQRGFDVELFESRSDMRKTDISAGRSINLALSHRGIRALKLAGIDQEILSQAIQMKGRMIHDLKGNLQFQDYSLRPGEHINSISRRNLNVILMDAIEKIKPHAIHFNTRLVRTEKDCSVYFFEDQDKVEKSIYNATLIGTDGAASIARKMMFERTPQLRFNYSQSFQNYGYKELTIPPGIHKSFAIEKNALHIWPRGNFMMIGLPNPDATYTATIFLPYHGKDSFELLQTKENVFQFFETYFSDAVPIMPDLLEEFFAHATGHLYTVKCAPWNFEDKILLMGDAAHAIIPFYGQGMNCGFEDVYEFDTLLDSYSDWGNLFHHFSNIRKPNGDAIADLADDNFIEMRDKVADPVFQRKRKLEMQLEKQFPAYFSKYALVTFRPDISYYDAMIRGRKQDAILMKICQNEKMEWSELEIETIFNSMNSEIGVLNSET